The following proteins are encoded in a genomic region of Thiomonas sp. X19:
- the dnaG gene encoding DNA primase has product MSLIPQDFIQELLGRTDIVEVVGRSVQLKKAGTNHKGLCPFHSEKSPSFTVSSSKQFYHCFGCGAHGTAIGFLMDHLGLTFPDAVRELASQAGMTVPEAPQDPQQAQHVREQRSLKQSLQDVLEQANRFYRDQLRDSKRAVSYLKGRGLSGPIAGHFGLGYAPDDWQGLARVFPNYEADPLVQAGLVVARDDQGETIEPGALEGQAVTRRYDRLRDRITFPIRNTQGELIGFGGRILDQGEPKYLNSPETLLFHKGEELYGLFEGRAAIQRQGYALVVEGYLDVIALAQHGVGNAVATLGTACTAEHVKKLFRHCGQIVFSFDGDTAGQKAAVRALEAALPALGDERSVKFLFLPPEHDPDTFVREHGADAFEREVGRAQPLSVFLLDTLGSGLAMSTAEGRAQAIARARPLLALLPDSALKSQILGEFAKRVEMPLAELRPALALPERHAGTGKATRQENERRPERRSSMATQRASRLAGLRTDHAQTAMRILLAQPELWSTLSSSQHELLMQDGSSTQALASWLEAQLDAYPDLSASALWEGLRLAGLLDQVQSMGAADGLDAEPASVQQDLMGALRWVELERIRQRQEELSRDGLIDEASRAEFRSLLSRRRELG; this is encoded by the coding sequence ATGTCCCTGATTCCGCAAGATTTCATCCAGGAACTGCTCGGCCGCACCGATATCGTCGAGGTGGTGGGACGTTCGGTGCAACTGAAAAAAGCCGGCACCAACCACAAGGGTCTGTGCCCGTTTCACAGCGAAAAATCGCCCTCGTTCACCGTCAGTTCCAGCAAACAGTTCTACCACTGCTTCGGCTGCGGCGCCCACGGCACGGCCATCGGCTTCCTGATGGATCACTTGGGCCTGACCTTCCCCGACGCGGTGCGCGAACTGGCCTCGCAGGCGGGCATGACCGTGCCCGAAGCGCCGCAGGATCCCCAGCAAGCGCAGCATGTGCGCGAGCAGCGCAGCCTGAAGCAAAGCCTGCAAGACGTGCTGGAGCAAGCCAACCGTTTCTACCGCGACCAACTGCGCGACTCCAAGCGTGCCGTGTCCTATCTCAAAGGACGGGGCCTGAGCGGCCCAATAGCCGGCCATTTCGGTCTGGGCTATGCGCCGGACGACTGGCAGGGCTTGGCCCGGGTGTTTCCCAACTACGAAGCCGACCCCCTGGTGCAGGCCGGACTGGTGGTGGCGCGCGACGACCAGGGCGAGACCATCGAGCCCGGTGCGCTGGAGGGCCAGGCGGTCACGCGGCGCTATGACCGCCTGCGCGACCGCATCACCTTCCCCATCCGCAACACGCAGGGCGAACTCATCGGCTTCGGCGGACGCATCCTCGACCAGGGCGAGCCCAAATACCTGAATTCACCCGAAACCCTGCTGTTTCACAAGGGCGAGGAGTTGTATGGGCTGTTCGAGGGACGTGCAGCCATCCAGCGCCAGGGTTATGCCCTGGTCGTCGAGGGTTATCTGGACGTCATCGCCCTGGCCCAGCATGGCGTGGGCAATGCCGTGGCCACGCTCGGCACGGCCTGCACCGCCGAGCATGTGAAAAAACTGTTCCGCCACTGCGGGCAAATCGTGTTCAGTTTCGATGGCGATACCGCCGGGCAAAAAGCTGCCGTGCGTGCGCTGGAGGCCGCGCTGCCCGCGCTGGGTGATGAACGCTCGGTCAAGTTCCTGTTCCTGCCGCCGGAGCACGACCCGGACACCTTCGTGCGGGAACACGGCGCCGATGCCTTCGAGCGCGAAGTGGGCCGCGCCCAGCCGCTCTCGGTGTTTCTGCTCGACACCCTGGGCTCCGGGCTCGCCATGAGCACGGCCGAGGGACGCGCGCAGGCCATCGCCCGCGCCCGCCCGCTGCTGGCGCTGCTGCCGGATTCGGCACTCAAGTCGCAGATCCTCGGTGAGTTCGCCAAAAGAGTCGAGATGCCGTTGGCAGAACTGCGCCCGGCCCTGGCCTTGCCCGAGCGCCATGCCGGCACGGGCAAGGCCACGCGCCAGGAGAACGAACGCCGACCCGAACGCCGCTCCAGCATGGCCACCCAACGCGCCAGCCGCCTTGCAGGCCTGCGCACCGATCATGCACAAACGGCCATGCGCATCCTGTTGGCGCAACCCGAACTCTGGAGCACGTTGAGTTCATCTCAGCACGAGTTGCTGATGCAAGATGGCAGCAGCACCCAGGCGCTCGCAAGCTGGCTCGAAGCCCAACTCGACGCTTATCCCGACTTGAGCGCTTCGGCCTTGTGGGAAGGGCTGCGGCTGGCCGGGCTGCTCGATCAGGTTCAATCGATGGGGGCCGCCGATGGGCTCGATGCCGAGCCTGCCAGTGTGCAGCAAGACCTCATGGGCGCGTTGCGTTGGGTCGAACTGGAACGCATCCGCCAGCGCCAGGAAGAACTCAGCCGCGACGGGTTGATCGACGAGGCATCCAGGGCCGAATTTCGCAGTCTGTTGAGCCGCCGCCGCGAACTAGGGTGA